The Streptococcus toyakuensis genome has a window encoding:
- a CDS encoding Y-family DNA polymerase, whose protein sequence is MGYFDYSREPKSDIAFVDMKSFYASVECVKRGLHPLKTSLCVMSRADNSTGLILASSPMFKKIFGQSNVGRAYDLPFDIKTRKFSYYNARKQGLPTNSDYVRYIEDWAQVTLIVPPRMDEYIAVNMEIQRIFQNYGSPDDIYPYSIDEGFIDLTSSLNYFIPDKSLSRKNKLDMLSARIQRDIWRQTGIYSTVGMSNANPLLAKLALDNEAKHTPTMRANWSYQDVEEKVWSIPKMTDFWGIGRRMEKRLHALGIFSIKELATSNPDQLKKVLGQAGLRLWFHANGIDESNVHKPYKAKSKGLGNSQILPRDYVKLRDIEIILREMAEQVAIRLRRSGKKTTLVSIYVGFSKQEVRSSIHTQMKVEPTNNTAVLTNYVLKLFHNKYTSGAVRSVGVNYSGFVDEYFGLISLFDDVDKLEKEERLQTAIDSIREQFGFTSLLRANALEEASRSLARSKLIGGHSAGGLDGLK, encoded by the coding sequence TGAAAACCTCGCTTTGTGTCATGAGTCGCGCGGATAACTCAACTGGTCTTATCCTAGCCTCCTCTCCCATGTTTAAGAAGATTTTTGGCCAGTCAAATGTTGGTCGGGCCTATGATTTGCCTTTTGATATCAAAACGCGAAAATTTTCCTATTACAATGCTCGAAAGCAAGGGCTACCTACCAACTCAGACTATGTTCGCTACATCGAAGATTGGGCTCAAGTGACCTTGATTGTGCCACCCAGGATGGATGAGTACATCGCAGTCAATATGGAAATCCAGAGAATCTTTCAAAACTATGGCAGTCCAGATGATATTTATCCTTACTCTATCGATGAGGGCTTTATTGACCTGACTAGTTCGCTCAACTATTTCATCCCAGATAAGAGTCTCTCTCGCAAAAACAAGCTGGATATGCTTTCTGCCCGTATTCAGAGGGATATTTGGAGGCAGACAGGAATCTACTCTACAGTGGGCATGTCAAATGCCAATCCTTTACTGGCCAAGTTGGCTCTGGATAATGAGGCCAAGCACACTCCGACCATGAGGGCCAACTGGTCTTACCAGGATGTGGAAGAGAAGGTCTGGTCCATTCCCAAGATGACCGACTTTTGGGGAATTGGCAGGCGGATGGAGAAACGCTTGCATGCTCTGGGGATTTTTTCCATCAAGGAATTGGCAACCAGCAATCCCGACCAGCTAAAGAAAGTTCTGGGTCAGGCTGGTCTGCGTTTGTGGTTTCATGCCAACGGGATTGATGAGAGCAATGTTCATAAGCCCTATAAAGCCAAATCCAAGGGCTTGGGGAATTCTCAAATCTTGCCGAGAGACTACGTGAAGCTACGGGATATTGAAATTATTCTTCGAGAAATGGCGGAGCAGGTGGCTATTAGATTGAGAAGGTCTGGCAAGAAAACAACCCTTGTCTCTATCTATGTCGGTTTCTCTAAACAGGAGGTCAGGTCGTCTATTCACACACAAATGAAGGTCGAACCGACCAATAATACAGCTGTCTTAACGAATTATGTTTTGAAGTTATTTCATAACAAATACACTTCTGGAGCGGTCAGAAGTGTCGGAGTTAACTATTCAGGATTTGTGGATGAGTACTTTGGTTTGATATCTCTCTTTGATGATGTTGACAAGTTAGAAAAAGAAGAAAGGCTCCAGACGGCCATTGACTCCATTCGGGAACAATTTGGTTTCACTTCCCTTTTAAGAGCCAATGCACTGGAAGAAGCCTCTAGGAGTCTTGCTAGAAGCAAGCTGATTGGGGGACATTCTGCTGGAGGATTAGATGGATTAAAATGA
- a CDS encoding DUF5960 family protein gives MTRKELYENKLQMDYFSDDYIRFEEDFQKYSAMNVPLTFLIDDILRTMALNQKNYFVLNKENAKDGREHSFYFRVVTEKACPRNRTYTYSGVKNSSQ, from the coding sequence ATGACTAGAAAAGAGCTGTATGAAAACAAACTGCAGATGGATTATTTTTCAGATGACTATATTCGTTTTGAAGAGGATTTTCAAAAATACTCTGCCATGAATGTACCTCTGACTTTCTTGATTGATGACATCCTACGCACCATGGCCTTGAATCAGAAAAATTACTTTGTCTTAAACAAGGAAAATGCCAAGGATGGGCGGGAGCATAGCTTTTATTTTAGGGTGGTAACGGAAAAAGCGTGTCCCAGAAATAGGACCTATACATATTCAGGAGTCAAGAATAGCA